A single Chanos chanos chromosome 8, fChaCha1.1, whole genome shotgun sequence DNA region contains:
- the clec11a gene encoding C-type lectin domain family 11 member A, with translation MEKAVLFAAVLCVSYLLDTEVNSLEQEALRGDVFNATVDQSKETDVEPRGDEPSEPEPTVAVSDFETTYNYVLSRLAAMDQAIHRLNVGHYTLDVKVTQLLDRISRLDGKLADLEDTIQQVSLFSKQNRKEIGRLEGCQKGRRMSYKCFLVYRTYETYAGASQQCQERGGRMAMPRDRKEQEALAEYVRNAFHPGNWPVWLGINDLRSEGLYLFDDSTRVTYFQWRKHFLSSQPDGGKRENCVAMSSDDGDWWDNYCDRRMYYLCEFDI, from the exons ATGGAGAAAGCAGTGCTCTTcgctgctgtgctgtgtgtaagTTATTTGTTGGACACTGAAGTGAACAGTTTGGAGCAGGAGGCGCTGCGTGGAGATGTTTTCAATGCCACAGTGGATCAG AGCAAAGAGACTGATGTGGAGCCAAGAGGAGACGAACCATCAGAACCAGAACCCACAGTCGCAGTTTCTGATTTTGAAACCACTTACAACTACGTCT TGTCCAGATTAGCCGCCATGGACCAAGCCATTCACAGACTGAACGTGGGTCATTACACTCTGGATGTGAAGGTCACTCAGCTTCTGGACAGAATCTCGCGTCTCGACGGCAAACTCGCCGACCTGGAGGACACCATACAACAAGTGTCCCTCTTCAGCAAACAGAACCGCAAAGAGATCGGACGTTTGGAAG GTTGCCAGAAAGGCCGGCGAATGAGCTACAAGTGTTTCCTTGTCTACCGTACGTATGAGACGTACGCGGGAGCCTCGCAACAATGCCAGGAGCGTGGAGGGAGGATGGCGATgccaagagacagaaaagagcaaGAGGCTTTGGCAGAGTACGTCCGTAACGCTTTCCATCCCGGAAACTGGCCAGTCTGGCTCGGAATTAACGACCTGCGATCCGAGGGACTGTACCTGTTCGACGACAGTACGCGTGTCACTTATTTCCAGTGGcgaaaacattttctttccagTCAGCCAGAcggagggaaaagggaaaattgTGTGGCGATGTCATCAGATGACGGAGACTGGTGGGATAACTATTGCGATCGACGCATGTACTACCTATGCGAATTTGACATCTAA